One window of the Methylovirgula sp. HY1 genome contains the following:
- a CDS encoding bifunctional 2-polyprenyl-6-hydroxyphenol methylase/3-demethylubiquinol 3-O-methyltransferase UbiG, whose product MATITKVPRFNTILDDGARRLYAPVISTLFALAPEMMERKFPAANVQQGFMLAAILELSSAFPKTKTLCVGCHEDTAYESLLKMGVRADGIDPNANGVDLDKFLALYPERRGTYDIVFSTSVLEHVSKDEDFVSGIDSLLVPGGYGIFTCDFKNTWKVGERLPWSDVRFYRSSDLSDRLLRAMPHCQLIDKPNWDEFQPDFEFDNCLYNFATFTVQRNVN is encoded by the coding sequence ATGGCGACGATCACGAAAGTCCCCCGGTTCAACACAATATTGGATGATGGCGCCCGGCGGCTTTATGCGCCCGTCATTTCGACTTTGTTCGCGCTTGCGCCCGAAATGATGGAGCGGAAATTTCCGGCAGCAAACGTCCAACAGGGATTTATGCTCGCCGCAATTTTGGAATTATCCTCCGCATTTCCCAAAACGAAGACATTGTGCGTCGGTTGTCACGAAGACACCGCTTATGAATCGCTTTTGAAAATGGGTGTCCGCGCCGACGGAATCGATCCTAACGCAAATGGTGTCGATCTGGATAAATTCCTTGCGTTGTATCCTGAACGACGAGGAACTTACGATATTGTTTTTTCAACGTCGGTTTTAGAGCATGTAAGCAAAGACGAGGATTTCGTCTCGGGCATCGACAGCCTCCTTGTTCCTGGCGGTTATGGCATTTTCACATGTGACTTCAAGAACACGTGGAAGGTTGGCGAGCGTCTCCCATGGTCCGACGTTCGATTTTATCGTTCCTCGGACCTGAGCGACCGATTGTTGCGAGCAATGCCGCACTGCCAACTCATCGATAAGCCCAATTGGGATGAGTTTCAGCCTGATTTCGAATTTGATAATTGTCTGTACAATTTCGCGACCTTTACAGTGCAAAGGAACGTAAATTAA
- a CDS encoding IS5 family transposase (programmed frameshift), which produces MSSVRLMLKDHQWERMQPHLPGKRSDPGRTGANNRLFVEAILWLARTGVPWRDLPDCFGNWNSVFIRFSRWSKDGVWDRLFTAMADDPDFEYIMIDSTIVRAHQHAAGKKGGPEARAIGRSRGGLTTKIHAVVDALGNPLRFILTPGQASDITQAEALIEGLPAEHVLGDKGYDAKSLRDAITEQGAVAVIPPRTTSPQVHCDFALYCERNLVERFFLKLKHFRRIATRYEQTPRAFLSMLSIVGAFIWTR; this is translated from the exons ATGTCGTCGGTTCGGTTGATGTTGAAAGACCACCAGTGGGAGCGGATGCAGCCGCATCTGCCTGGCAAGCGGAGTGATCCCGGCAGGACCGGCGCGAACAATCGGTTGTTTGTGGAGGCGATCCTGTGGCTCGCCAGAACGGGCGTCCCCTGGCGCGATCTGCCGGATTGCTTTGGCAATTGGAACAGTGTGTTCATCCGCTTTTCCCGCTGGTCCAAAGACGGCGTGTGGGATCGGCTATTTACGGCAATGGCCGATGATCCGGACTTCGAATACATCATGATCGACTCCACCATCGTCCGGGCGCACCAGCATGCGGCGGGCAAAAAAGGGGGCC CTGAAGCTCGCGCGATCGGCCGTTCGCGGGGTGGCTTGACCACAAAAATCCATGCCGTCGTCGACGCGCTGGGTAACCCGTTGCGGTTTATTCTCACGCCTGGGCAGGCCAGCGATATCACCCAGGCCGAAGCTCTGATCGAAGGTCTGCCTGCCGAGCATGTCCTTGGCGACAAGGGCTACGATGCAAAATCGCTGCGTGATGCCATCACCGAACAAGGCGCCGTCGCGGTGATCCCGCCCAGAACAACATCGCCCCAGGTCCATTGTGACTTCGCGCTCTATTGCGAGCGCAATCTGGTCGAGCGCTTCTTCCTGAAACTCAAGCATTTCAGGCGCATCGCGACACGCTACGAACAAACGCCGCGAGCATTCCTCTCCATGCTATCCATCGTCGGCGCATTCATCTGGACACGCTGA
- a CDS encoding ribbon-helix-helix domain-containing protein, which yields MANEADASLKPTPSMAICKRSLAIAGHRTSISLEEAFWQGLRQVAQHRNQSVAALVTEIDAGRGEANLSSAIRVFVLTSLTREPAAEIQ from the coding sequence ATGGCCAATGAGGCCGATGCATCTTTGAAACCGACGCCATCCATGGCGATCTGCAAGCGCTCGCTAGCGATCGCCGGGCACCGTACCAGCATTTCCTTGGAAGAAGCCTTTTGGCAAGGCTTGCGGCAGGTCGCGCAGCATCGCAACCAGTCGGTCGCGGCTCTGGTAACTGAAATCGATGCTGGTCGTGGCGAAGCCAATCTCTCCTCGGCGATCCGCGTCTTCGTCCTCACCTCGCTGACACGCGAGCCCGCCGCCGAAATTCAATAG
- a CDS encoding DUF4169 family protein, protein MSAEVVNLRRVRKAKQRMVEADKAAGNRVRFGKSKAQRSLETAVEARDQRMFEGHRLDGAGSAPDTDAAPSTMSKDRLNGQ, encoded by the coding sequence GTGAGCGCGGAGGTCGTCAATTTGCGCCGTGTGCGCAAGGCGAAACAGCGGATGGTGGAAGCGGATAAGGCGGCAGGCAATCGCGTTCGTTTCGGCAAAAGCAAAGCACAGCGCAGCCTCGAGACGGCGGTCGAAGCGCGTGACCAGCGCATGTTCGAAGGGCATCGCCTCGATGGCGCCGGATCCGCTCCCGACACAGATGCGGCGCCAAGCACCATGTCCAAGGACAGGCTGAATGGCCAATGA
- a CDS encoding formyltransferase family protein, which translates to MKITLVGSRHFGVAVLNMLKARDVDLARVVVADAEDRLAAAAGEAGVDLAVQKDPKNVAADEIAAGTDLIITAHSHARVGKDALAVSRLGGIGYHPSLLPRHRGIAAVEWTIKEGDPIAGGSIYHLADRMDAGAIAAQDWCFVKPGETARELWERALAPLGIELIGRVVDYAKAHGDLPAKPQDEQFATKAPRIKEEAPAPAPAP; encoded by the coding sequence ATGAAGATCACTTTGGTCGGCTCCCGCCACTTCGGCGTGGCGGTGTTGAACATGCTGAAGGCGCGGGATGTGGATTTGGCCCGCGTGGTCGTTGCCGATGCGGAGGATCGTCTGGCTGCCGCGGCGGGGGAGGCGGGTGTCGATCTCGCTGTGCAGAAAGACCCGAAAAACGTCGCTGCCGACGAGATCGCGGCGGGAACCGATCTTATCATAACGGCGCATAGCCATGCCCGCGTCGGCAAGGACGCGCTCGCCGTGTCGCGGCTCGGCGGCATCGGCTATCATCCTTCGCTGCTGCCGCGGCATCGCGGAATTGCCGCGGTCGAATGGACGATCAAGGAGGGCGATCCGATCGCCGGCGGCTCGATCTATCATCTGGCTGATCGTATGGACGCCGGTGCCATCGCGGCGCAGGATTGGTGTTTCGTCAAACCGGGCGAGACCGCGCGGGAGCTGTGGGAACGTGCGTTGGCCCCGCTCGGCATCGAACTCATCGGTCGGGTCGTCGATTATGCCAAAGCGCATGGCGATCTGCCGGCCAAGCCGCAGGACGAGCAATTTGCCACCAAAGCGCCACGCATCAAGGAAGAAGCGCCTGCGCCTGCGCCCGCCCCCTGA
- a CDS encoding SspB family protein: MATDLIRYDLLVQDALRGVVRRVLTEAARDGLPGDHHFFISFRTRALGVRLSNRMREQYPQEMTIVLQHQFWDLVVGDLGFEVGLSFQGKPEILAIPYSAVSGFFDPSVDFGLKFEIDTEAAVGGPALQSVSGGQNPVGLADAAPRLAAVDKSKPRGSGSEPAEVGPTIPASEATAEVAGPAAVVQPANEPNVVSIDAFRKKP, from the coding sequence ATGGCGACCGACCTCATCCGCTATGACCTTCTCGTGCAGGATGCGCTTCGCGGCGTGGTTCGGCGGGTCTTGACCGAAGCGGCGCGCGATGGCTTGCCGGGCGATCATCATTTCTTCATCAGCTTCCGCACCCGGGCGCTGGGCGTCCGGCTCTCGAACCGGATGCGCGAGCAATATCCGCAGGAAATGACCATCGTTCTCCAGCACCAGTTCTGGGACTTGGTCGTCGGCGACCTCGGTTTCGAGGTCGGCCTATCGTTTCAAGGCAAGCCGGAAATTTTGGCGATTCCCTATTCCGCCGTGAGTGGCTTCTTCGATCCTTCGGTTGATTTCGGGCTCAAGTTCGAAATCGACACGGAAGCAGCGGTAGGGGGACCGGCGCTGCAATCCGTTTCTGGCGGGCAAAATCCTGTGGGGCTTGCCGATGCGGCGCCGCGGCTTGCCGCCGTCGACAAGAGCAAGCCACGCGGCAGCGGCAGCGAACCGGCCGAAGTCGGCCCGACGATCCCGGCGAGCGAGGCGACGGCGGAGGTCGCGGGACCTGCGGCTGTGGTGCAGCCGGCCAATGAGCCCAATGTCGTGTCCATCGACGCGTTTCGGAAGAAGCCGTGA
- a CDS encoding CPBP family intramembrane glutamic endopeptidase, which yields MDAAADDSRAETPFGFVGLCLSLAALAGIGLLVAFVIGAIGAVCVGLVLGWQAMMEAARAMLALRDDATGRRALFVAMIVFHVGLSVAIFLMARWRGGTAWRDLIGWRGFRLADKTIWVIMAGALIYSALANSALEHVLPHPAVQLTIPADLVASAALFALAVIVAPVTEELLFRGWIYTGLRFHWGLWPALLTTSALFAGAHYESTHLYALAVFPIGLALGIIRERTGSIKASILFHAANNFVALALAALSRG from the coding sequence ATGGATGCCGCGGCTGACGACAGCCGAGCCGAAACACCTTTCGGCTTTGTCGGGCTCTGCCTCAGCCTCGCCGCGCTTGCCGGCATCGGGCTTTTGGTGGCGTTCGTCATCGGCGCGATCGGGGCTGTCTGCGTCGGTCTGGTCTTAGGCTGGCAGGCCATGATGGAAGCCGCGCGCGCTATGCTCGCACTGCGCGACGACGCTACAGGCAGGCGGGCGCTGTTTGTCGCGATGATCGTTTTTCACGTCGGCCTGAGTGTCGCGATCTTCTTGATGGCGCGATGGCGGGGCGGGACGGCCTGGCGCGACCTTATTGGTTGGCGCGGCTTCCGACTTGCCGACAAGACGATCTGGGTGATCATGGCCGGCGCACTGATCTACAGCGCGCTCGCCAATAGCGCGCTCGAACATGTTTTGCCGCATCCTGCGGTGCAGCTCACAATCCCAGCCGATCTCGTCGCCTCGGCCGCGCTTTTCGCACTTGCCGTCATCGTCGCGCCGGTGACGGAGGAGCTGCTGTTTCGCGGCTGGATCTATACCGGACTGCGATTCCATTGGGGCTTATGGCCGGCACTTTTGACCACATCGGCGCTGTTCGCCGGCGCACATTACGAAAGTACCCATCTTTATGCGCTGGCAGTTTTTCCCATCGGGCTTGCGCTCGGCATCATCCGCGAGCGCACTGGCAGCATCAAAGCCTCGATCTTGTTTCATGCGGCAAATAATTTCGTCGCCCTAGCGCTGGCGGCGCTGAGCCGCGGCTGA
- a CDS encoding DUF924 family protein — MPDSAPTYAPSTVIKFWYEAGSERWFSPDPGFDAQVRENWLAAHEAAARRQLSEWEATAEGMLALLLLLDQFPRNIFRGLPHAYATDLLAYGVATRAMARRDDLQFKNPWKRFFYLPFMHSERLVDQERCLDLCRAAADEGAYRAGLEHLDIIARFGRFPHRNAVLGRVTTAEEQAFLDAGGFAM, encoded by the coding sequence ATGCCTGATTCCGCGCCAACTTATGCGCCGAGCACCGTCATCAAATTCTGGTACGAGGCGGGATCCGAGCGCTGGTTTTCGCCAGATCCAGGTTTTGACGCACAAGTGCGCGAAAATTGGCTCGCGGCGCATGAGGCCGCGGCACGGCGGCAATTGTCGGAATGGGAGGCCACGGCCGAGGGAATGCTCGCTCTCCTGCTTCTTCTCGATCAATTTCCGCGCAACATCTTCCGCGGCCTGCCGCATGCTTATGCAACCGACCTTCTCGCCTATGGCGTGGCGACCCGCGCCATGGCGCGGCGCGACGATTTGCAGTTCAAAAATCCCTGGAAGAGATTTTTCTATCTGCCCTTCATGCATTCCGAACGACTCGTCGATCAGGAACGCTGTCTCGATCTGTGCCGCGCGGCGGCCGACGAAGGCGCCTATCGGGCCGGCCTCGAACATCTCGACATTATCGCGCGATTCGGCCGCTTTCCGCATCGCAACGCCGTCCTCGGACGGGTGACCACCGCGGAAGAACAAGCCTTTCTCGACGCAGGCGGTTTTGCCATGTAA
- a CDS encoding GNAT family N-acetyltransferase: protein MYSAEDLLLRDCEEDDIPSITAIYGRAVLTGFGTFEIVPPSEAEMKIRWRRAMIDHYPFIVAEDNRKILGFAYASAYRLRPAYDNTVENSVYVRDGFQGRGIGTRLLSRLVAEAAGLDYRQMVAVIGDSNNKGSIKLHEKLGFSLIGTMPSVGWKHGRWLDTVLMQRALGPGDTTPA from the coding sequence GTGTATTCAGCCGAAGATCTGCTTTTGCGGGACTGTGAAGAGGACGATATTCCCTCGATCACGGCGATCTATGGACGTGCCGTACTGACCGGCTTCGGCACATTCGAGATCGTGCCGCCGAGCGAAGCCGAGATGAAGATCCGATGGCGCCGCGCGATGATCGATCATTATCCCTTTATCGTCGCCGAGGACAATCGCAAGATCCTCGGTTTTGCCTATGCCAGCGCCTATCGGCTGCGGCCGGCCTATGACAATACGGTCGAGAATTCCGTCTATGTGCGCGACGGCTTCCAAGGCCGCGGCATAGGCACGCGTCTGCTCAGCCGACTGGTGGCTGAAGCCGCCGGACTCGACTATCGGCAAATGGTGGCGGTGATTGGCGACAGCAACAACAAGGGCTCGATCAAGCTGCATGAAAAGCTCGGCTTTTCGTTGATCGGCACCATGCCCTCCGTCGGCTGGAAGCATGGGCGCTGGCTCGACACGGTCTTGATGCAGCGCGCGCTCGGGCCTGGCGATACGACGCCGGCGTGA
- a CDS encoding AsmA family protein produces the protein MRESLTVLAILLILVLSAALAVPYFVDWNAERGLVQTQLSQVLGRPVAVHGAIDLRLLPTPYLSLADVRVGSGAADPAIKIDEIRLEMSLTALLRGEVDFVEAKAVHPQLTLQIKDDAASFGPPLHRFAGQMRFERISIENGALDLRDPATGRHYAFTNISFGAEALSLRGPFKARGRFSFAGEQSHFNFAASGRHADRQRFKLIIDANKQHPRADLDANLVFPQSRGRATLPTIDGQIKLSGRINDAIALPWQLAGTLQAGLRNATLSNLDLRFGDEDHAVDFAGAAALNFGAHPRVDMSLTAHQMDLDRLLSARDAPPAMQRLVDAFASLMQSGNLMVSGVPVAVTWSADNAVLGGKTLGRLSGGFAIAGKETASVRFAADAPGRSHLSLAGNIESGAAAGFKGHIAARADNVARLAQWLRINLPKHAALFSASPVHSFDVSGTANLSQIGFVGENLAVRLDQSMLTGTVAYTKSVGGAPARLFADLSASKVALDSVPDLSALAGRTKAMDLSLRLLANVVKVSGLGQSDLDTGQITLRLEKIGARTKLDEFAVTGLGGANITAHGQWDGKTGMIAGAIDSAKLDAAAVLFHRLAPDTVTNAFLARADALSPARFTFAAQGKRTTDGALTLENLSLAGAAGGTKIATKVAADPKDPTNLVISGVLDAPDALALIQQLGLTTLPLQGLGSGHIEIKAHGRRDEAFDTDVTAMLAATNLAFHGRVTVAHDAPHAVGKLSLTSTNLTPLLEATGLAFPGPMTRLAAALVADVDAGPTHCSLRDLAGHFAGTQIGGALGYDPKQHHLTGTLDVAQLSLAAIFELALGEPAPAPAGTLWSNAKFPAAMIDPPPTDLRLTAKHFLLTPQMSGRDASLDLGVSGGRAGLKLTLQHVAMKLGAGSAVADLTLRRDEANAAVAGHLAVSNYDLALPSLRARLSGGLDLAGTGNSTAAVFSGLAGSGMLTFTDLVLPRTDPSAMLQVFKAVEDDSLGLDGSEIDRALTAKFDTGASHLGNVAFDAGLAAGVLRLAPKGAAVETPAAGITETLQASVDLNNLTLDQTTNIDLLTLPKNWSGPPPQVTVTAKGALSNPARTIESSSFVNALAARAIARESARIQAQEFDVHEQAFFYNRLKSERRREQEKLKAEEDAKRAKAAKEEAAKKAADEKRKAEAAARAIPLPIVRPQLPHPVQMPAYRPAVPTDPLAAGRY, from the coding sequence TTGCGTGAAAGTCTGACCGTCCTCGCCATTTTGCTGATCCTCGTCTTGAGCGCCGCTCTGGCCGTGCCCTATTTCGTCGATTGGAATGCCGAACGCGGGCTCGTCCAAACGCAGCTTTCGCAGGTGCTCGGGCGGCCGGTCGCGGTCCATGGCGCCATCGATCTCCGCCTGCTGCCGACGCCTTATCTCAGCCTCGCCGATGTCCGGGTCGGAAGCGGCGCCGCCGATCCGGCGATCAAGATCGACGAAATTCGACTCGAAATGTCGCTGACGGCACTGCTGCGGGGTGAAGTCGATTTCGTCGAGGCGAAGGCCGTGCATCCGCAGCTTACGCTGCAGATCAAGGATGACGCCGCATCCTTTGGGCCGCCGCTGCACCGCTTTGCCGGCCAGATGCGCTTCGAGCGCATTTCGATCGAAAATGGCGCGCTCGATTTGCGCGATCCGGCGACCGGGCGCCACTACGCCTTCACCAATATCTCCTTCGGTGCCGAAGCCTTATCTCTCCGCGGTCCTTTCAAGGCCCGCGGGCGATTTTCTTTTGCCGGCGAACAGAGTCATTTCAATTTTGCCGCAAGCGGGCGCCACGCCGACCGGCAACGCTTCAAGTTGATCATCGACGCGAACAAGCAACATCCGCGCGCCGATCTCGATGCCAACCTCGTCTTTCCGCAATCCCGTGGCCGCGCCACGCTGCCCACGATCGACGGACAGATAAAGCTCTCTGGTCGCATCAATGACGCGATCGCCCTGCCCTGGCAGCTTGCAGGAACGCTCCAAGCCGGCCTGCGCAACGCGACGCTCAGCAATCTCGATCTGCGCTTCGGCGATGAAGATCATGCGGTGGACTTTGCCGGCGCCGCCGCCTTAAATTTCGGCGCACATCCGCGCGTCGACATGAGCCTCACGGCGCATCAGATGGATCTCGACCGGCTGCTCTCGGCACGAGACGCACCTCCAGCGATGCAACGGCTCGTCGATGCGTTCGCCAGTCTCATGCAATCCGGCAATCTGATGGTTTCCGGTGTCCCCGTCGCTGTCACATGGTCGGCCGATAACGCCGTGCTCGGCGGCAAAACATTGGGTCGCCTTTCCGGCGGCTTTGCAATTGCCGGCAAGGAAACGGCGTCCGTGCGCTTCGCAGCCGATGCACCCGGCCGTTCACATCTGAGCCTCGCCGGCAATATCGAGTCGGGCGCTGCCGCCGGTTTCAAGGGCCATATTGCGGCGCGCGCCGACAATGTGGCGCGGCTCGCGCAATGGCTGCGCATAAATCTTCCAAAGCATGCGGCTCTGTTTAGCGCTTCGCCGGTTCATTCCTTCGATGTTTCGGGCACGGCCAATCTCTCGCAAATTGGCTTTGTCGGCGAGAATCTGGCCGTGCGGCTCGATCAATCCATGCTGACCGGCACTGTCGCCTATACGAAATCCGTAGGCGGTGCGCCGGCACGGCTGTTTGCTGATCTGTCAGCCTCGAAAGTCGCGCTCGATTCCGTGCCGGATCTCTCTGCCCTCGCCGGCCGGACGAAGGCGATGGATCTGTCGCTGCGTCTCCTTGCCAATGTCGTGAAGGTCAGCGGCCTCGGCCAAAGCGACCTCGACACCGGCCAAATTACATTGAGATTGGAAAAGATCGGCGCACGCACCAAGCTCGATGAATTCGCCGTGACCGGATTGGGCGGCGCCAATATCACGGCGCACGGGCAATGGGACGGCAAAACGGGCATGATCGCCGGCGCGATCGACAGCGCTAAACTCGACGCCGCGGCGGTGCTCTTCCACCGCTTGGCGCCCGACACTGTCACCAACGCCTTTCTTGCCCGCGCCGACGCCTTGTCGCCGGCGCGTTTCACCTTTGCGGCGCAAGGCAAAAGGACGACAGATGGAGCGCTGACGCTCGAAAATCTCAGTCTCGCCGGCGCAGCCGGCGGAACGAAAATCGCGACCAAAGTCGCCGCTGATCCCAAAGATCCGACCAATCTCGTCATCTCAGGCGTGCTCGATGCGCCGGATGCGCTGGCCCTCATCCAGCAGCTCGGCCTCACGACTCTGCCTTTGCAAGGCCTCGGCAGCGGGCACATCGAAATCAAGGCGCATGGCCGCCGCGACGAGGCTTTTGACACCGACGTCACGGCCATGCTCGCTGCAACCAACCTTGCCTTTCACGGCCGGGTCACGGTCGCGCATGACGCACCTCATGCCGTTGGCAAACTCAGTCTGACGAGCACCAATCTCACCCCCTTATTGGAAGCGACGGGCTTGGCCTTTCCCGGTCCCATGACGCGCCTCGCCGCCGCTCTCGTCGCCGATGTCGATGCCGGACCGACGCATTGTTCGCTGCGCGATCTCGCGGGACATTTCGCCGGAACACAGATCGGCGGCGCGCTCGGCTATGATCCAAAGCAACATCATCTGACAGGCACACTCGACGTCGCGCAGCTTTCGCTCGCCGCGATCTTCGAACTCGCCTTGGGCGAACCCGCACCGGCGCCTGCTGGAACGCTTTGGTCGAATGCCAAATTTCCGGCAGCGATGATCGATCCACCGCCGACCGACCTCCGATTAACAGCGAAACATTTCCTGCTTACGCCGCAAATGTCCGGGCGCGACGCAAGCCTCGATCTCGGGGTTTCCGGTGGCCGCGCCGGCCTCAAATTGACGCTGCAGCATGTCGCGATGAAGCTCGGAGCCGGAAGTGCTGTGGCCGATCTCACTTTGCGCCGCGATGAAGCAAATGCCGCCGTCGCCGGCCATTTAGCGGTCTCGAATTACGATTTGGCGTTGCCGAGCCTGCGCGCTAGGCTCAGCGGCGGGCTCGATCTCGCCGGCACCGGCAATAGCACCGCGGCTGTTTTTTCGGGTCTCGCCGGCTCAGGAATGCTCACTTTCACGGATCTCGTCCTGCCGCGCACCGATCCGAGCGCGATGCTGCAAGTGTTCAAAGCCGTCGAAGACGATTCGCTCGGCCTCGACGGCAGCGAAATCGATCGCGCGCTCACCGCGAAATTCGACACGGGCGCATCGCACCTCGGCAATGTCGCCTTCGACGCCGGCCTTGCTGCCGGGGTTTTACGTCTCGCGCCGAAAGGCGCAGCCGTTGAAACGCCAGCGGCCGGCATTACCGAGACGCTGCAAGCCAGCGTCGATCTCAATAATCTGACACTCGATCAAACGACGAACATCGATCTCCTCACATTGCCGAAGAATTGGAGCGGGCCGCCGCCACAGGTCACCGTGACCGCGAAAGGCGCCCTTTCAAACCCGGCGCGGACGATCGAATCTTCCAGTTTCGTCAATGCCCTGGCGGCGCGCGCGATTGCCCGTGAAAGCGCCCGTATCCAAGCTCAGGAATTCGATGTCCACGAGCAGGCGTTTTTCTATAATCGACTGAAGTCCGAACGCCGGCGCGAACAAGAGAAGCTGAAGGCCGAAGAAGACGCCAAACGCGCCAAGGCCGCCAAGGAAGAAGCGGCTAAAAAAGCCGCGGATGAGAAACGCAAAGCGGAAGCAGCGGCGCGCGCCATACCTTTGCCGATCGTTCGGCCGCAGCTGCCACATCCCGTGCAAATGCCCGCATATCGGCCGGCCGTGCCGACCGACCCGCTCGCCGCCGGGCGCTATTGA
- a CDS encoding thymidylate synthase: MRHPEYQYLDLMAHILESGDKRIDRTGVGTLSIFGAMARFNLADGQVPILTTKRVYWKTAIKEMLWFLTGGTNIQPLLKENVRIWTDWPLALYRKETGLEISQDAFERLIIEDDVFAKRWGELGPVYGKQWRRWLGPDGREHDQIASLIATLKNNPTSRRMLFHAWNVAEIDQMALPPCHMVYQYYCSQDGRLSCLLFQRSCDLFLGAAFNWTGAVALQLMLAQQAGLTPGEFIWVGSDVHLYLNHLAQAREQIARTPRPLPHMRLLRNPDTIDDYRIEDFAVDGYDPHPPIQAEVAV, translated from the coding sequence ATGCGCCATCCGGAGTATCAATATCTCGATCTCATGGCCCACATTCTTGAAAGCGGCGATAAGCGCATCGATCGTACCGGCGTTGGTACGCTCTCGATTTTCGGCGCCATGGCGCGCTTCAATCTCGCGGATGGCCAAGTGCCGATCCTCACGACCAAGCGTGTCTATTGGAAGACCGCCATCAAGGAAATGCTCTGGTTCCTCACAGGCGGCACCAATATCCAGCCCTTGTTGAAGGAGAATGTGCGGATCTGGACCGATTGGCCGCTGGCGCTCTATCGCAAGGAAACCGGCCTCGAGATTTCACAAGACGCCTTTGAACGCCTCATCATCGAAGATGATGTTTTCGCCAAGCGCTGGGGCGAACTCGGCCCAGTCTACGGCAAACAATGGCGGCGCTGGTTGGGGCCGGATGGACGCGAACATGATCAAATCGCCAGCTTGATCGCGACTCTCAAGAACAACCCGACTAGCCGCCGCATGCTGTTTCACGCATGGAACGTGGCGGAGATCGACCAGATGGCGCTGCCGCCATGCCATATGGTGTATCAATATTATTGCAGCCAAGATGGCCGGTTGAGCTGTCTCCTGTTCCAGAGATCCTGCGATCTGTTTTTAGGCGCGGCGTTCAATTGGACCGGTGCCGTGGCACTTCAACTCATGCTCGCGCAGCAAGCGGGCCTCACGCCCGGCGAATTTATCTGGGTCGGCAGCGACGTACATCTCTATCTCAATCATCTTGCGCAGGCGCGCGAGCAAATCGCTCGCACGCCGCGGCCCTTGCCGCATATGCGTCTTCTGCGAAATCCAGACACGATCGACGACTACCGAATCGAGGATTTCGCCGTCGATGGCTATGATCCGCATCCGCCCATTCAGGCCGAGGTTGCCGTCTGA